The following coding sequences lie in one Streptomyces albofaciens JCM 4342 genomic window:
- the rsmG gene encoding 16S rRNA (guanine(527)-N(7))-methyltransferase RsmG — protein MTDAAAELPPAPDVAREVFGERFPEAVRYGELLADAGVRRGLIGPREVPRLWERHLLNCAVLSEVVPEGVTVCDVGSGAGLPGIPLALVRPDLKITLLEPLLRRTNFLLEVVELLGLDHVTVVRGRAEEVMGKLPQVHVVTARAVAPLDRLAGWGVPLLRPYGEMLALKGDTAEEELKGARAALGKLGVVETSVVQVGEGIVDPMSTVVRVEVGESPGGVRFAAKRAKAARPSRASRGRRR, from the coding sequence GTGACGGACGCAGCAGCGGAGCTCCCACCGGCGCCGGATGTGGCGCGCGAGGTGTTCGGTGAGCGTTTCCCGGAAGCCGTGCGCTACGGGGAGCTGCTCGCCGACGCGGGCGTACGCAGAGGACTGATCGGACCGCGTGAAGTGCCGCGGCTGTGGGAGCGGCACCTGCTGAACTGCGCGGTGCTCTCCGAGGTGGTGCCCGAGGGCGTCACCGTCTGCGACGTGGGCTCGGGCGCCGGGCTCCCGGGCATTCCGCTGGCCCTGGTACGCCCGGACCTGAAGATCACGCTGCTGGAGCCGCTGCTGCGCCGTACGAACTTCCTCCTGGAGGTCGTCGAGTTGCTGGGGCTGGATCACGTGACGGTGGTCCGCGGTCGCGCCGAGGAGGTCATGGGCAAGCTCCCGCAGGTCCATGTGGTGACCGCGCGAGCCGTGGCACCGCTCGACCGGCTGGCGGGTTGGGGTGTCCCCTTGCTGCGTCCGTACGGCGAGATGCTCGCGCTCAAGGGAGACACCGCCGAGGAGGAGCTGAAGGGTGCCCGCGCGGCACTGGGCAAGCTCGGTGTCGTGGAAACCTCCGTGGTCCAGGTCGGTGAGGGAATCGTGGACCCGATGTCGACCGTGGTGCGGGTGGAGGTCGGCGAGAGCCCGGGCGGTGTGCGGTTCGCGGCCAAGCGCGCCAAGGCGGCCCGGCCCAGCCGGGCATCGAGGGGGCGGCGACGCTGA
- a CDS encoding protein jag — translation MTDTTPAAEGTDTLTRLEQEGEIAADYLEGLLDIADLDGDIDMDVEADRAAVSIISDSTSRDLQKLVGRDGEVLEALQELTRLAVHRETGDRSRLMLDIAGFRARKREELAELGAKAAEEAKGSGEPVKLKPMTPFERKVVHDAVAAAGLRSESEGEEPQRCVVVLPA, via the coding sequence GTGACGGACACGACCCCGGCCGCCGAGGGCACCGACACCCTGACCCGCCTGGAGCAGGAGGGTGAGATCGCGGCCGACTACCTTGAGGGCCTGCTGGACATCGCCGACCTCGACGGCGACATCGACATGGACGTCGAGGCCGACCGCGCGGCCGTGTCGATCATCAGCGACTCGACCAGCCGCGACCTGCAGAAGCTGGTCGGCCGGGACGGCGAGGTGCTGGAGGCGCTCCAGGAGCTGACCCGGCTCGCGGTGCACCGCGAGACCGGTGACCGCAGCCGCCTGATGCTGGACATCGCGGGATTCCGGGCCCGCAAGCGCGAGGAACTCGCGGAGCTGGGCGCGAAGGCTGCGGAGGAGGCCAAGGGCAGCGGCGAGCCGGTCAAGCTGAAGCCGATGACCCCCTTCGAGCGCAAGGTCGTGCACGACGCCGTCGCGGCGGCCGGGCTGCGCAGCGAGTCCGAGGGCGAGGAGCCCCAGCGCTGTGTGGTGGTCCTGCCGGCCTGA